In the Gorilla gorilla gorilla isolate KB3781 chromosome 1, NHGRI_mGorGor1-v2.1_pri, whole genome shotgun sequence genome, CCTAGCCTATTCCTTTATTCTTAATAAGCTGAATTCATGAGGGATTTCATGGAGCCATCTCTGGCCCCTGTCCTGAAGAAAGAGCTGAAATAACTTTCACAGAAAACTTGTGACTTAGAAACAGAAGGACATTTTCCACTTTAACGTAGAGaggaacatttaataaaataaaatgagagacaGTTACCATGTTCCATTTTCATCAACAGATCTTTATAATCATGTAAATTAAACCATTTTGTCTTTAGGAGACGTGAGAAAGAAGATAGAGGTAAGAGCTAGAATACCAGCAATCTTAGGAAGGCAAAATTAAATCATCTtttgggagaggagagaaaattgTGAGGAGAAGGTGCCAGTGTCAAAGATAGGCTTGGCAAGGTTATTTTCTCTCTGAGAGTCTGGGAGGTGATGAGCTCCTACCGCTCAGTGCCTCATTGTCTTGCCTATTGGTTCCTTTCTGGTCAAGGAAGAACGTTGTCTCTCTTTTAGAGTTTTGTAGGCCTCTGTCAGTAATCCGTGGAAGACAGATGTCCTGGAGCCCAGAATGGGCAGTCTGTAGTGAATGCTTTCTGGATGACAgtacaagaaggaaagaaggataaGGACTACTTAGATTCTATTCTTAAAGAAGCTCAAAATAACCACAGGCCAACAAAGACTTCTTCAACCttataaaacagatttaaaattcacctaataatttgattttcaaatccaccttttattttttcttaagaaaatggaacaaaaaaCTCACCTAAGAATTTCTTTTAATGAAATTGCCTTTTCCCCTCACAACATTTAAACTTTTACAAATCTTGTCAATGAGGCCAAAAGGAGTACCCAGAAACAAAACTCAAGTATTAGACGTCATTaccaattaaattaaaaatgaagataaaacatGTCTGGTGTTGTAATATgagtgaaagagaaaagaggattCAATTCTCAGGAGACTTTTCAGGGACACATATATagttctgttctttaaaaaaataaaaataaggaataaaCATGATCTTATAAAAAGGCTACAGTAGGGACAGAAAGTActtttgtttcaaaagaaatctgtattttgtgaaataatttattttagggTTATTTAAAATCCTTACCCTACCTCTTCTTCAAAATGATTTATTAAAAGTTGATTAATATTCAATTTTTCCAGAAGACAGATAACTTGAATGGGGGTAAACCAGTGCATGAAATAACATCTTCCCATTGGGAATCACTGAGTGACTAAGAGAATTGGAACTCTGAATTCTCTGGAACAAGCTCCAGAGAACAAAGTCCAACTGAATGAGAGCTAGAGACGTTACAGGATCACAAACCTTGGATCCAGTTCAGTCTCATCACTGTAATGAAGAGGGAACAGCAGTTCAAGGTCACAGACACTAATGGACTAAGAACCAGAACCCAGACATCCTTAATCCTAACCCAGTGCTCTTTGTGCCATATCATACCACTATGCCAGGTGGTAGGCTCCTATGAGGTGGTTAGCATCTGtactaatgtttattgagattaAGAGTCCGTGGGTGTCATGGGATTCTGGGATCAGGTCAAAGATTCATGAAGGAATCTGCATCACTTGTAAAGATAAGTTCTTTCTATTTCCTTAGTTGTCATTAagaattattgataatatgtaaGGATAAGCAGAATCCAGAAAAAAATGCTAGCAATCATTGTGACCAACAGTTGAGTTAGACAGTCATTGGCGGTAATGTTGTTCACTGGGATGAGTCAGTCACTTGGCATTTGTAGCAATCCACAGGGAACACAGCACAGGTGGAAGGTGGCTTCAGCAATAAGCAGCAAGTACCACAGTATGGACATGTCTAAGCTCTATAATCCAGTGGGGTTGGGGCAGTGTCAGCAGTTTTCCTGGGTCAGTCAAAGGTGAAGGCCACTTGTGCTGAAGGTCTAGCTTTCAGTGGGACAACATGCTACTCTGGTTTTACTGGTGGGAACACAGAGGCCAAGCCTATATAGCAAGACTAGGATTCCTACCGAGGTCTCATCGCTTCTAGCCTAGTGCCTTTTTCATGACCTCTAAGAGCACATACAAGAGCAGAGTCAGCTCAGAAGGGCCATGGCTATAATAAACAGTAGATCTACCAAGCTTCAGCTCCTAGCCAGTTTTACAACTATTCTCCCTGTAGTCCCACCTCTAAGATTACTGTTCTAGGATGAACTCTATGGACAAGAATCAGGGCTGTCCAAGAACATGCTGTTCCTGTGCACACAAAATCTAGCTCTTAAATTGCTAATCGAAGTATACTCCCAGAGATCATACATTGATGAAAGGCATCTTGTTACATTGTTCTCTAGGACCAAAAAATATATTCTTGCTGAGGGAAAGGCATACAATgattgtgtgtgattgtgtgtgtgtgtgtgtgtgtatgtgattcaTTCCTTTGCAAGACAGGTCTGAAAAAAGTCCAGGTCCAAAGGAAACTCAGAATGAATGTGTGGCTGGCACAGATAACTATGAAATCAACTGCACATGCCAATCACCCATGTTCTCTTGGCTTCAGAAGAATGAGGTGATCATAGACCAGGGAACAGCAGATTGGGTAGCTTTCGTTGGGTAGGTACTCTTAGCTCCAGGCTCTTGGTTCCACTTTGGCTAAATGAGAGCCATGAACTAGGCCAATATTTTGGGATACATAAGAAGCGATTCATTAGGACTGGAAGACTTTCACTCCACGTGAGTGGATATCCCCAAACCTCAGCTGTAACCTGAGTTCTGGTCCTCCCTTTTGCCATCCCCTCAAGACATCCCTTCAATCCTCAAATTTCCTTTCTAGAAATCTTTTCAGTTCTGGATCTAGTTCCCCTGCAATCTCTTAAGATAAAAGATTTTTCCATATGTATAGAGTGAGGAAAGTTATCCTGATTTTCTTTACTGTATGTatcaaatgagagaaaaattcaAGTGGCTTCAGTTAATATGGgagcaaatgagaaaatggaCAAAGTCACTAAAGTGACAGCCTGTGCTGCAGTAAGCCCTTGAATTATATTACCCCAAATAATGGCTCACTCCATCTTCACCAGCCCAGTGTTGCCTTAACTAAAGCTGAGACTTAGGTCAATGCTGAAGCCTGAAATAGAGCTGCTTTCCTTGTTTCTATCAACAGCAAGTGAAGATAAGAATAGCACAGGCAGCTGCTGGGAGAAGGCAGGTATTTTAGGGAGCTGGTGGAGTGAAAGGTTCAGGGCCTTGGTGAGGCCGCTCTGAGGGTATAGAGATGCAGTTCCCTTCCCATTTTGATTGATACCATCAGGACTGCCAACAGGGgaacttttattttgtttgtaccCCATCTCCATGGAAAGTCTTCAGCCATATGTTGTGGACAGATCCTGGGAAGGAACATGACATGGATAAGGGCAAGTGAGGCCTGAGGAGGACACAGGTGGTGCTGGAGTGAAAGAAGGGCTGTGAACCAATCCCAGCAGGTCAAAAGACAATACGTGAAAGAGAAAGGGATAGAAAGTGAGGATTTGCTCaggaaatttagaaattattttagggaTTAGACTTTCATTCTATGGCATTTTTTTCTAGTGTGTTTCACACTATAAGTACTCTAAAGGAAAGCAAACCTGTTGGGATGTCATCATGGAAAGGCTCAGGTGTAGTCTGGAATTTGGGTTGATGAAGACTCATTCTGATtggaagaaacaagaaaacacatTAGTCAATTGGCTAGGGCTTGGTAGAAAGAAATGtgtctttatacatttttatttttatttatttattattatttattattattattgagatggagtttttgtgcttgttgcccaggctggagtgcagtggtgcgatctcggctcagtgcaacctctgcctcctgggttcaagtggttctcctgcctcagcctcctgagtagttgggattacgggcacacaccaccacacctggctaatttttgtattttcagtagagatggggtttcaccatgttggccaggctggtctaaaactcctgactgcaggtgatctgcctgcctcagcctcccaaagtgctgggattacaggtgtgagacaccgcactggcctctttatacatttttaaacacaCGTAATCTCTTGAATCTAGTACCGGTTAACCTGATGATCAGGCCACTTTCTAGCAATGTAAGATGATTGATCCAAAGACTACTAATTCTCAGTCTCTTTTTGATTAGTGTTGTTTTCATGGATTTTTGATAAAACCttcattttgaatgttttattccACTGTCAGAACATATGTGGTCTGAAAATAGGAGGAATAAAGGAAAGAGTTCTtcaatttccagaaaaaaaaacagaactcttCCAGATCAATAATCTACCTTTAAAGAGTAAAGCTGAGAAAACATTTTGGTTAGAACcttcccatttcacagaaaaTGCCCTGACCACATCCTATTTCTCCTGGTGGCCAAGGCTGTGGAGGTGACCCTTGAGGAAAATGCATATAAACCAAAACCTCTTCTACATTAGTTTAAATTGCTTAATTTCTAAAGACTGACATATTTGTAAACTTTGATGGGCCATCTAAGGCTCTACATTCATTTCATGGTTTCTGCTTCCACAAAGATCTTCCGAGATTATTTTTGCTTTGCTACCAAAAATATAGTGAGTTAAGCCAGTTTGCTTTAATCAATTGTCACTGAgattgagaaaaagagaaagcaaaacccCTTCTATTATCCATTTTGTGCAAACAGGCAGATGGTATGTTCAGGACTGAATAGTTTAAGCTCTGTCTATTCtacaattcaacaaatatgtatctaTCCTGccatcttttctccctctcttccttttttccttcattcttttcattcaataagtattatattttaattcctgcaatggctataattaaagtcactttttaaaaaaccgtaatttcagtgaagataattccatttgcCTATATATGCAGTGATACTTAAAAAGTATGAAAACAGAAACCAATATCTAGTGCTAGAAACAAATTTGGAAAAGTTAGAGATAGAACCAGGCCCTTGCTTTATAGTCACTCTAGCTAAGTCTCAAACAGAAGTGGTATGTTTTCCTCCATAACACTGAAAAACAGAATACAACAATCAATCTCATGATACGTCTGGTTGATGTTGACATGATTTTAGAACTTGTTTAATCCTTGGTCTTAGTTTTAAAGTGATAAGAGctatttgtttaaaatacaaCTAATTAATGTTCTGgaattttgtatttaaataaagTACAAAACTTGCAAGATAAGTAAAATGGGGCAACAAATTTCGAAAGGTTATTTCACAGAAGGGTGAAATTTTGCTCAGAAATCTCTGATTTTAGATGCTTCAGTTTTCCATTTAAAGTTCATAATGAATATTTACTAGAATTACTTTTATCATATAAGAGCTCTTTAAAAATGTAGAGTCAGTACAGGTAAATGTTATTAGTGATGGAGCTTGTACTGCTCAAATAGCCACTTCCTCCATAACTTTGTCTACCTTGGCCAGGAACTGGGTGCATGTTTTCAGTGTATCTGGGTCTATATTTGAGTCTGGAACAAATGGCCCTAAGGTCATAAAAGGAATCAGGACATGTACCATTGTGCAACATAAGGTTACAGAAAAACctatttatttttccacattATTGCTGTCTGtatgaggaaaaaattaaaatggccaTTAGATTACATATAGCTTTTTTGGTTAGTCATATGTAAAGGTGAGTGTATGTCTACTTTCCAACCATCTATTGCAATGCAAGTTGACCTGTGTTGATGTCCTGTTTAGAATGAGTCCATGTTTTGCATGTTGTAATAAAGTAAAAACAGAGTCCTTCCTCCCTGTCTAATAgttaaatatagaagaaaaaaactctttgaaaaactaggcagggcatggtggctcacacctgtaatcacagcaacttgggaggccgaggcgggcagatcaccagaggtggggagtttgagaccagcctggccaacatggtgaaatcacatttccactaagaagaaaaaaaaaattagccaggcatggtggtggacatctgtaatcgcagctatttgggaagttgaggcaagagaattgcttgaacctgggaggtggaggttgcagtgagccaagattgcaccactgcactgcagcctgggcaacagagagagactccatctcaaaaagaaaaaaccaaaccaaaccaaaccaaacaaaacacacaaaaaaactaatcATAATTCCAATTGGATTTTATATCTGTTATACTcgatcttgatttaaaaaaagctttaaataaCAACCAAACAAACTGATAAAGAGGAATTTTAGTTACTAAAATGTAGCAGAGAACATCTTGGACTAAGGGAAGATTATGTGTAATCCCCCATATCTTGAAGATTAGATATGTCATCTACATGGAGAATTTGTATTTAGTTCCATCTgaattatcaaagaaatttccTATTCTGTTTCTTATATTGTTCTTGTGAAGGTGGAAAGGAAGATTATACTTTCTACAGTAGTTTCAGTAGTTGTTCAAGCAAAAAGGTGAACTTTCTTTTTTGATCTAATAATTTGGTTtaacctaaaaataaaaccagtcAAGAAGCCTGTTCCGTAAGCATTCCTTAAACATTCCTCTTACTAGGCTTCTCAATCCACTCTCCTGTGTCCTCAGACATAACAAGAATTAAGTCATGTCCTGATTTAAATTGTTGACTTACCTATAACTCATACAATTCTCAAAGGATGCTTTTGGATCATCTGGGATTTTCATTGTTCTTGGTTGTACCTCAAGAAGAAAGTCTCATTTAGAACGTTGCCTGTAACTGCattttgatttaaataaataatgtaccACTTTAGTGAATTTATGTTGTATTTGATGTCAAAGTCCTTCATACATCCTTTTGTGATGTGAATGACCAGAGGGTTTCACCCTTCCCTCAAGTCAGAGTCATTGTTTTTCCCTGGATATCAGTTGAAATTAGATACACAGATTTAGTCAATCTTTAAAATTGGTTGGTTTAGATGCcctcacccccaacacacacatgtTCTTCAAGTCTCAGGTTAACTGTCACTTTATCACAGAGACTGCTGACTCCGGGTCTACTGTTCGGTAGTCCTCCGCTCTATGTTCTTAGGGCCTCCTGGATCAAAATACTCATAACCTTTATATTGTATTTACTTGTGTAATGTCTGGGTTCCCTAATAGACTTTCAGCTTCATGAGGGcatagaccttgtctctatttttgtatttccagcTGCTAACACGATGtctgtttaagaaatatttttgatcaaattagtgaatgaatgaacccaCCTTGAAGCACACTGGAAATTTTAAAGGTGTCTTTCATATAGGCCTAAAATCAATGTACAGTTACAGTGTTTTCGGTTAAGAAACATCACTTTCTTGAACTTTTCCAAATTTGTTCCTAGCACTAGATGttggttttcttttaagaatgttttcaCTAGGAAGCATTTTTCCATTATTTCTCGAAAATTATTGTagctataataataaaatgacaattaCAAAGATGTGGGTGCAGGTGTTCAACTACTCTACTCACTAAGTGACTTGTACCAAGTGACTCATGATTTAAGTTTATGACGTAACAAAGTTACAAATTACAATGTATTAAGGACCTTTAGAGGTGCTTGAAAATagcaaaaaaactgaaagcaaagaCTATACAAATGCCAAGAATGTACTATGTTTACTCAGCTTGTTCTCCTAACTCATTAGCTGAAGAAAggatgggagagggagaggaaggaggtgaTCTGGTAACAAAGAGACTCTGGGCATAGTGGGGGCAGCCAAGGCTTTAGTAAGAACCTGAGGAGAGATTTCTAAACATAAAAGTGGATGAGAATGTGCCAGAGACAGACTGCTTTATTCAAAAATTTATCTAAAGTTGACTCTGCTCCAAGGGAAGATGCAGGAAACTGTAACTCCTCAATAGCATGATTGCTGTTCTAAATCCCCTAAATCCAGCTAGCGCTATTGTATGAATGAACTGTGCTACAGGGGCTGCATCAGAACAAAGCTGCCTGCCAAAgacaggatttttgtttttgagaaaaagtGTACTGTGGTAGACTCCTATTCATTCTTGAAAACCCTGAATAGTCTTTTTCTTCAAGGAAGACTTCCTTGATATTTACTTTCACTGCCCCTTCACTCCCCATGAGATCTATTTctgtttatattgattacattctgttgtcattatttatttatttgttgactcCTTAAAGACAGgtcttatgtatttctttttttttctttgtagtttacCTAAGTACCTGGCCCATGGCAGAcaatcaatcaatatttgttgaaataaacttaatttattttgaaactcttttttaatatatgttaGAGAATATCTGTTTACAGTTGTCTAGCTTGATGGTCCTACTTTTAAGGGGCTTGAAAGTGTTAATTAGAGAGTAATGCAGATAACAGAAGGACTACAGAATAGGTGCATTAAGGGGAAGATGAGCTGTTTGGAGGAGAGACGTGATGAAACACAGCCTAGATAAAACCAAGGCAAATATCACTGGTGATTCACAACCATAACTGTCAGCAGTTATTTCTTCTGCACTGAATGATTGAGCTTCTAGCCCAAGGTTACATAGGAATATGAGTAGTTACATAACCAGGtcctatttacatttttttgagattcatctattttgtgcttttatttagtgctaatttctttttatcgGTGTTTATGATATCATGTATCATAAGTCACCATCTTAATGTGCAATTtagtagtttttagtatattcagaaagTTGTAAAACAACCACCATTGTTTATTCCTAGAACAGTTCatgaccccaaaaagaaaccacatACCTATTAGCAATTGCTTCTCACTCACTCCTCTCCCCAATCTTTGACAACCActgtctattttctgtctctatgaattttcctattttggacatttcatataaatggaacgaatataatatgtgatcttttgcatctggtttcttttacttagcaaaatgttttcaaggttcatccatgttatagcatgttttagtatttcattcttttttatgattaatattctattatatagatAGACaacgttttgtttatccattaatcaAGCTCTaggcatttgggttatttccactctTCAGCTATTAAGATATGGCTGCTATGTGCATTCTTGTAGAATTTTGTGTGTGAatatgtttttagttttcttgggTACAtatctaggaatggaattgctgggtcatatggtaactctgtgtcTAAGGTTTTGAGGAAttcccaaactgttttccaaagcaactgtact is a window encoding:
- the C1H1orf105 gene encoding uncharacterized protein C1orf105 homolog, with translation MEEMRPAGHGISNVCITFTVACHSCLPRLFNALIPSPDRNGAALLGGQASADSKSEARRNQCDSMLLRNQQLCSTCQEMKMVQPRTMKIPDDPKASFENCMSYRMSLHQPKFQTTPEPFHDDIPTESIHYRLPILGSRTSVFHGLLTEAYKTLKERQRSSLTRKEPIGKTMRH